The following is a genomic window from Sulfitobacter pontiacus.
CGTGGGCGGCGACATCGTTGAAGTCTCTCCGCCTTTTGACACGACCGGTGCGACAGCGATCGCGGGGGCCCATGTGGCGACCGAGATCCTGTGCCTGCTGGGGTGGAATATGCGGCAGACCAAGGCCAGCAAATAACCACTGGCGGCGCAGTTTGCGACGGCAGGACGCTCCGCGGGGAGTTTATTTTGCAAAATGAAGGTAAAGATAATGATGGCATTTTTCTGGATCGCACTGGCGATTTTCGTCGCTTTGCAGGCGTACATCCGTCTTGCACCCGGCCCCGCGGCCCGCTGGGAATTGGGCGCGGTCGACAAGGCCCCCGGTGATTACCCGTCGGAGGGGGGCCTTATGGCCGTGCGCGAGGTTGAAGGCGATGGCACAGCGTTCTTGAACCGGTTTGACGACGCGATGTTGTCATTGCCGCGCACCCGGCGGATCGAAAACAACGCAGGTCAGGCGCTTTATGTCACACGATCGGGCTTCTGGGGTTTTCCCGATTACACCAGCGTCGCGGTCACCCCCGTTGACGGGGCGGATCAAAGCCGCGCGGTGGTCTATGGGCGGTTGCGCTTTGGCCGGTCAGATATGGGTGTGAACGGCAAGCGTTTGAAGCGGGTTCTGGCCCAAGCCGGGGTCTAGGCGCTGTGCGAGGCCGGGGCAGGCCTCGCCGATATCGCGCCACATGGGCACATTCAGCGACATCTGGCATTGCGCGGCAAAGCGGCGACCGTTGACATCGAGGCAGATCGTTTGCCCCAGCTCGACCCGCTGGCCGTCGCGGTCGGTGCAATAGCACTCAACCGTTTTGCGCCCCGAGGGCGCAGGGTCCGCCGCAAGCGACGGGGCAAGGCAGATCAGACTGAAAACCAGCGAAATGCGTTTCATAGGGGCATCATAGCACAGGCTGGGTCTTGACCATAGCCGCTTCATCAGCGACATCCAGCGGTATGATCCCCATGGACCGCCTTGCCCAAATCACCCAACGTTTCCAGTTTCTGGAGGCGTCGATGTCTGCTGGCTCTGACGGGGCGGATTTTGCCAAGCTGGCCAAGGAATACGCCGATCTGCGCCCCGTGGTCGAACAGATCGACGCCTATCGCCAGTTGCTGCAAGACATGGACGAGGCCCGCGCCATGCTGAAAGACCCCGAGATGGCGGAGCTAGCCGAGGAAGAGCTGCCGCGCCTGAAGGCCGCCTTGCCACAAGCGGAGGCTGATTTGCAATTGGCGCTGCTGCCGCGGGACGAGGCCGATAAAAAGCCCGCGATGCTGGAGATCCGCCCAGGGACCGGCGGGGATGAGGCAGCACTTTTCGCCGCCGATCTGCTGCGCATGTATCAACGCTATGCCGAGGCGCGGGGCTGGAAGGTCGAGCTGATCGAACAACAGTTCACCGAGCTTGGCGGCGTCAAAGAGGTCGTGGCCCATATCAAGGGCGAGAATGTCTTTGCCCGTTTGAAATACGAATCCGGTGTGCACCGCGTGCAGCGTGTGCCCTCTACCGAAAGCGGCGGGCGTATCCATACCTCTGCCGCGACTGTCGCCGTTCTGCCAGAGGCAGAGGATGTGGATATTCACATCAACGCCAATGATCTGCGGATCGATACGATGCGCAGTTCAGGGGCGGGCGGGCAACACGTGAACACCACCGATTCTGCCGTGCGCATCACTCACCTGCCGACGGGGCTGGTGGTGACGTCTTCCGAGAAATCGCAGCACCGCAACCGCGAGATCGCGATGCAGGTGCTGAAAGCGCGGCTTTATGATATGGAGCGTCAGCGGGTGGACAGTGAACGATCGGCCAGCCGTGCGGCGCAGGTGGGGTCGGGGGACCGGTCTGAACGGATCCGGACCTATAACTTCCCGCAAGGGCGCCTGACCGACCACCGGATCAACCTCACCCTCTACCGGCTTGAAGCCGTGATGCAGGGCGATCTGGACGAGATTGTCGATGCGTTGACCGCGGATGCGCAGGCGCAGCTGCTGGCCGAGATGGGGCAGTGAGCGCGCCAACCGCCGCGCAAGCCATGGTCGCCGCCACAGCGCGATTGCGCGCGGCGGGCGTGCCTGACCCCGCACGAGATGCGCGGATCTTGCTGGCGCATGCGGCGTCAGTCGATGCGGCGCGGGTGACGTTGATCGCGCCCGAGGAAATCGCGCCGGATATTGCCGAACGCTACGAAAAGCTGATCGCCTTGCGGGCGGTGCGCGTGCCGGTCTCGCATCTGGTAGGGCAGCGGGCGTTTTACGGGCGCGACTTCAAGGTCAGCCGCGATGTGCTGGACCCGCGGCCCGAGACCGAATCCCTTATTGAACTGGCGCTGTCCGAGCCCTTTGAACGGGTGCTTGATCTGGGCACCGGATCGGGCTGTATTCTGGTGACGCTTCTGGCCGAACAGCAAGATGCACGCGGCGTGGGCCTTGATCTGTCCGAAGCTGCCTGTCTGCAGGCCAGCGCCAATGCGGTGTTGCACGGGGTGCAGGCACGCGCGGAGATCAAGCAATCGGATTGGTTCAGCGCGGCCGAGGGGCGGTTCGATCTGATCGTTTCCAACCCGCCATATCTGGCCCAAAGCGAGATGGCGGATGTCTCGCCCGAACTGCGCTTGCATGAACCCGAGATGGCATTGACCGACGGGCAGGACGGGTTGAGTGTTTACCGTATCATCGCGGCGCAGGCACAGGGATATCTGACGCCCACAGGCCGCGTTCTGGCAGAAATCGGCTGGCAACAGGGTGCCGATGTGAAAGCGATCTTTGAGGCAGCCGGTTGGGGCCGGGTGCGCATCTTGCCCGATCTGGGCGGGCGCGACCGTGTCCTTTGGGCCGATACGCCAGCATAAACACGCCAAAACTTGTCATTTGGGGGTGTTTTTCGCCAATTTCCACTTGCTCCAAATCATTTGCCGTGCTTATTCAAGGATGTTGCAGCGGTGGATGCCTTTTGGGCGGTCCCGCGCGGCGTTAAGCCCAACAGAGCGTAAAGCTAGCTTTTCAGGGACGCGACTGCGTCCGGCAGCTTATTCCGAAGCCCAGCATAACAAGGCTGAACTGATTACATGAAATCTTCCAGATCACGGTCCCGGTCCAAGAATAATCGCAACCGTCAGCCGCAAGGTGGCAACGTCGTTAACCGCGTTTTCGACAGTTCTGGCCCCGAAGGCAAGGTCCGCGGCACGCCGCAGCAGATTATCGAGAAATACAACCAGTTGGCGCGTGATGCCCAGCTGAGCAACGACCGCGTGGCGGCAGAGAACTTCCAGCAGCACGCCGAACATTACCTGCGCATGCTGTCCGACGCACAACGCGAGATTGACCAGCGTCGCGATCAGCAAGAACGCGAGAACCGCGAACGTCAGGCAGAGCGGGACCGCGAGCGGGTAGAGCGCCAGGAACGCGAAGCTGCCCAAGCCGGTCAGAACACTGCGGATCAACCTGCCACGCAAGCAGATACGGGCGACAAATCCGATGCGCCCCAGCAGGACAACGCCAAGGGCGATGCCCCCAAGCGCCGCCGCAGCCGCAGCAACAACCAGAATGATAATGCCCCCAAGTCGGACAGCGCGCCCAAGTCGGATGGCGATGATACGCAAGACGGCAGTGCGGCAGAGGACAATCTGGTGGACACGCCCGAGAACAAGCCCAAGCCCCGACGCGCGCCGCGCCGCAAACCTGCCCCCAAGGCAGAGGCGAGCGAACCGGCCAAGGACAACAGTGGCGACCAGCCCGAAGCGGCTGAGTAAACGCTTTCACATCGTAACAAAGGCCCCGCGATTGCGGGGCCTTTTGCGTTTCGGACGGTGAGTGTGTTATGGTGGCCTTAGCCCTTAGCCCTTGGCGATTTCGCGGGCCAGCGCGCAGAAGCCTTCCAGCGGCACCTGTTCGGCGCGCTCCGTCGGTTTCAATCCGGCCGCAAGCAAACGATCCTCGATATCCGGTGCAGTTCCTTTGAGGGCCGAGCGTAGCATTTTGCGCCGCTGATTAAAGGCGGCCGCCACAACGCGGTTCAACACATCAGGATCCGCCGGAAAGCGGGGTTCGGGCAGGGCCGTCAGATGCACCACAGCAGAGGAGACTTTGGGCGGCGGGGTAAACGCCTCTGGTGGCAGGTTCAGCACGATACGCGCATCGGCCCGCCACTGTGCAAGCAGCGCCAGACGGCCATAGGCCTTGGAGCCGGGCTTGGCCACGATCCGCTCTGCCACCTCGCGCTGGAACATCAACGTCAGGCTTTGCCAGAAGGGTGGCCATTCCTTCGGGGTTAGCCAACGCACCAGCAGCTCTGTCCCCACGTTATAAGGCAGGTTCGCCGCAATACGGATCGGCGGAGTCAGGTGGGCCAACGGGTCGATTTCAAGGGCGTCGCCTTCGATCACCGTCAGACGGTCGGGATAGGCCTCGGCGATCTCGGCCAAAGCGGGCAGGCAGCGTTTGTCTTTCTCGATCGCCAGCACGCGACGCGCACCTTCGGACAGCAACCCGCGCGTCAACCCCCCGGGGCCCGGCCCGATTTCAAGCACATCACATTCGGTCATATCGCCCGCTTGTCGCGCGATCTTGGCGGTGAGGTTCAGGTCGAGCAGAAAGTTCTGGCCCAGCGATTTGCGCGCCTTCAGGTCATGGGTATTGATCACCTCGCGCAGGGGCGGCAGGTTGTCGATTGTGCTCATTCTTGGACCTGTGAAGCAGAAGGGTTCCGGGGGCGCGGGGTCATGATTGCGCCATGCGATAGGCCATGCGCAGGGCCTCGACCATGCTGGTGGGGTTGGCGATGCCCTGACCCGCGATGTCAAAGGCGGTGCCGTGATCAGGCGAGGTGCGGATGAACGGCAGACCGAGGGTCACATTGACGCCGCGGTCGAAATCCAGCGTCTTGATCGGGATCAGCGCCTGATCATGATACATGGCAATCGCCGCGTCATAGCGCGCCCGTGCCGTGGCGTGGAACATCGTATCGGCAGGGTGCGGGCCGCTCAGGTCATAGCCTTCGCCCTGCATCCGGGTGACCAGCGCCGTCATCCAATCTGCTTCCTGACGGCCCATCGTGCCGCCTTCGCCCGCATGGGGGTTCAGACCTGCGATGGCGATCCTGGGGGCCTTGATCCCGAATTGAGAGCGAAGCCCCGCCGCCGTAATCTCTATCACGCGGCGCAGATGGGCAGGGGTCAGCACATTGGGGACCTGATCCAGCGCGATATGGATCGTGGCCGGCACCACCCGCAGTTGGTCAGAGGCAAGCATCATCACCACATCGCTTCCACCAGCCAGCGCGGCAAGGTATTCGGTGTGGCCCGGATAGGCAAAACCGGCCCCGTCTTTCAGCGCCTTTTTGTGAATGGGCGCGGTGGTCAGCGCAGATGCGGCCCCGCTGCGCACAAGGTCAACACCGCGTGCGATCACGTCGATCACCCCCTGCGCATTGGCGGGGTCAGGCTTGCCCGCGACGGCACCGGCGGCAAAGTCGTGGCGCAGCACAGGCAAGGCGTCGCTGCCCGCGGCAAGCGCGTCCGACGGGCTGTCGATAATGCAATGGGGAATGTCTTGGGGCAGGTGGCGCGGATCACCGATCCAGGCGAGCGGCACTTCGCCTGCCAGCATCGCCCAGGCCCGTGCGGCGACTTCTGGCCCGATGCCAGAGGGTTCGCCGCAAGAGATCACAACCGGCTTGTCGGCCGAGCCCGTCTTGGCTTGGGTCATTTGCGAACGATGCGCGCGTCGGCCCGCAATTGCTCCAGCAGCTGTTCGGCATAGCCCGTCAGCCGTTCCTGGCGCAGCGCATTGGTCACATCCTCGCGCGAGGCAGATGCATTGGCGGCGGCGGTACGCCCACACATCATCAGCAGCATCAGCGTCTGACCATTGGCACGGGTCAGCGTGGTCGAAACCTCGCCCGTGTCGAGCTTGGAGAGTTCAATCGCCACGTCCTGCGGGATGTCCGAGGGGGCCTTTTTCACACGCTCCAACACTTCGGCGGGCTGGCCTTTGGCGATGCCGTAAAGGTCATCGCAGGTATCGATGCGGCCACGGATCTGCGCCGCCT
Proteins encoded in this region:
- a CDS encoding DUF1499 domain-containing protein, which translates into the protein MMAFFWIALAIFVALQAYIRLAPGPAARWELGAVDKAPGDYPSEGGLMAVREVEGDGTAFLNRFDDAMLSLPRTRRIENNAGQALYVTRSGFWGFPDYTSVAVTPVDGADQSRAVVYGRLRFGRSDMGVNGKRLKRVLAQAGV
- the prfA gene encoding peptide chain release factor 1, with protein sequence MIPMDRLAQITQRFQFLEASMSAGSDGADFAKLAKEYADLRPVVEQIDAYRQLLQDMDEARAMLKDPEMAELAEEELPRLKAALPQAEADLQLALLPRDEADKKPAMLEIRPGTGGDEAALFAADLLRMYQRYAEARGWKVELIEQQFTELGGVKEVVAHIKGENVFARLKYESGVHRVQRVPSTESGGRIHTSAATVAVLPEAEDVDIHINANDLRIDTMRSSGAGGQHVNTTDSAVRITHLPTGLVVTSSEKSQHRNREIAMQVLKARLYDMERQRVDSERSASRAAQVGSGDRSERIRTYNFPQGRLTDHRINLTLYRLEAVMQGDLDEIVDALTADAQAQLLAEMGQ
- the prmC gene encoding peptide chain release factor N(5)-glutamine methyltransferase yields the protein MSAPTAAQAMVAATARLRAAGVPDPARDARILLAHAASVDAARVTLIAPEEIAPDIAERYEKLIALRAVRVPVSHLVGQRAFYGRDFKVSRDVLDPRPETESLIELALSEPFERVLDLGTGSGCILVTLLAEQQDARGVGLDLSEAACLQASANAVLHGVQARAEIKQSDWFSAAEGRFDLIVSNPPYLAQSEMADVSPELRLHEPEMALTDGQDGLSVYRIIAAQAQGYLTPTGRVLAEIGWQQGADVKAIFEAAGWGRVRILPDLGGRDRVLWADTPA
- a CDS encoding DUF4167 domain-containing protein, whose amino-acid sequence is MKSSRSRSRSKNNRNRQPQGGNVVNRVFDSSGPEGKVRGTPQQIIEKYNQLARDAQLSNDRVAAENFQQHAEHYLRMLSDAQREIDQRRDQQERENRERQAERDRERVERQEREAAQAGQNTADQPATQADTGDKSDAPQQDNAKGDAPKRRRSRSNNQNDNAPKSDSAPKSDGDDTQDGSAAEDNLVDTPENKPKPRRAPRRKPAPKAEASEPAKDNSGDQPEAAE
- the rsmA gene encoding 16S rRNA (adenine(1518)-N(6)/adenine(1519)-N(6))-dimethyltransferase RsmA; its protein translation is MSTIDNLPPLREVINTHDLKARKSLGQNFLLDLNLTAKIARQAGDMTECDVLEIGPGPGGLTRGLLSEGARRVLAIEKDKRCLPALAEIAEAYPDRLTVIEGDALEIDPLAHLTPPIRIAANLPYNVGTELLVRWLTPKEWPPFWQSLTLMFQREVAERIVAKPGSKAYGRLALLAQWRADARIVLNLPPEAFTPPPKVSSAVVHLTALPEPRFPADPDVLNRVVAAAFNQRRKMLRSALKGTAPDIEDRLLAAGLKPTERAEQVPLEGFCALAREIAKG
- the pdxA gene encoding 4-hydroxythreonine-4-phosphate dehydrogenase PdxA, with protein sequence MTQAKTGSADKPVVISCGEPSGIGPEVAARAWAMLAGEVPLAWIGDPRHLPQDIPHCIIDSPSDALAAGSDALPVLRHDFAAGAVAGKPDPANAQGVIDVIARGVDLVRSGAASALTTAPIHKKALKDGAGFAYPGHTEYLAALAGGSDVVMMLASDQLRVVPATIHIALDQVPNVLTPAHLRRVIEITAAGLRSQFGIKAPRIAIAGLNPHAGEGGTMGRQEADWMTALVTRMQGEGYDLSGPHPADTMFHATARARYDAAIAMYHDQALIPIKTLDFDRGVNVTLGLPFIRTSPDHGTAFDIAGQGIANPTSMVEALRMAYRMAQS